The proteins below come from a single Panulirus ornatus isolate Po-2019 chromosome 15, ASM3632096v1, whole genome shotgun sequence genomic window:
- the LOC139753746 gene encoding potassium voltage-gated channel protein Shaw-like isoform X4, with protein sequence MRVPVIQNVTVQTAENTTAWTLDKKATNAHEAFFYIECVCNTWFTFEILIRLIASPNKFMFLKASVNMIDFIATLSFYVDILLQKFASHLENADILEFFSIIRIMRLFKLTRHSSGLKILIQTFRASAKELTLLVFFLVLGIVIFASLVYYAERIQANPHNDFNSIPLGLWWALVTMTTVGYGDMAPKTYVGMFVGALCALAGVLTIALPVPVIVSNFAMYYSHTQARAKLPKKRRRVLPVEHVRVGPVIPPPKRGGGPNAMNRGPGPKMGNDAPNSTTNGTSKGSDRPSNKITGF encoded by the coding sequence ATGCGTGTGCCAGTAATTCAGAATGTTACAGTGCAGACAGCAGAGAATACCACGGCTTGGACACTTGACAAGAAGGCTACTAATGCTCATGAAGCATTCTTTTATATAGAATGTGTTTGTAACACCTGGTTTACGTTTGAGATATTGATTAGGTTAATTGCATCTCCCAACAAGTTCATGTTTCTTAAGGCATCAGTGAACATGATTGATTTTATTGCCACGTTAAGCTTTTATGTGGATATTCTCCTCCAGAAGTTTGCATCACATTTAGAGAATGCCGATATCCTAGAGTTCTTTAGCATTATTCGAATAATGAGGTTATTCAAATTAACGCGTCACTCCTCAGGACTCAAGATCCTGATACAGACCTTCCGAGCATCAGCGAAAGAGTTGACTTTGCTTGTGTTTTTCTTGGTGCTTGGTATTGTAATCTTTGCTTCCCTGGTATATTATGCTGAGAGGATTCAAGCTAATCCACACAACGACTTCAACAGTATCCCACTTGGTTTATGGTGGGCATTAGTcaccatgaccacagttggtTATGGGGATATGGCACCCAAGACTTATGTGGGTATGTTTGTTGGTGCCCTGTGTGCCCTTGCTGGTGTGTTGACAATTGCACTGCCTGTACCAGTCATTGTGTCCAACTTTGCCATGTACTACAGTCATACACAAGCACGAGCCAAGTTGCCCAAGAAAAGACGGAGAGTCCTACCAGTGGAACATGTTCGTGTGGGACCTGTCATTCCTCCACCCAAGCGTGGAGGAGGACCCAATGCCATGAATCGTGGCCCTGGACCAAAGATGG